From Pseudocalidococcus azoricus BACA0444, the proteins below share one genomic window:
- a CDS encoding PAM68 family protein: protein MAQEPSPKSASSGNSQPQAPLPFQPKSKKSQKKIPKVSVAPLTASKPESQPSSPKKKAGLGIPEVVSNRMATRMAVCCGIPSLLGLLTFPLCYVIVKQELFELPNVAVVLVSMGFFGLGVVGLSYGVISASWEEELSGSFLGWSEFRLNLGRIIESWQTRKQNS from the coding sequence ATGGCTCAGGAACCTTCTCCAAAGTCTGCATCTTCTGGGAACTCTCAACCCCAGGCCCCGTTACCCTTTCAACCTAAATCCAAAAAGTCTCAGAAAAAAATACCCAAGGTCTCCGTGGCTCCCCTGACTGCTTCTAAACCTGAGAGTCAACCGAGTAGCCCCAAGAAAAAAGCTGGCCTGGGCATTCCTGAGGTGGTGAGTAATCGGATGGCGACCCGGATGGCGGTTTGCTGTGGTATCCCCAGTCTTTTGGGCTTGCTGACCTTTCCCCTCTGCTATGTGATTGTCAAGCAGGAATTATTTGAACTCCCCAATGTTGCTGTGGTCTTAGTCAGCATGGGCTTCTTTGGGCTGGGGGTTGTTGGCTTAAGCTATGGGGTGATTTCCGCCTCCTGGGAAGAAGAATTATCGGGGAGTTTCCTAGGCTGGTCAGAATTTCGTCTCAACTTGGGCCGGATTATTGAGAGTTGGCAAACCCGTAAACAAAATTCCTAA
- a CDS encoding amino acid ABC transporter permease, protein MELAIRAFPDFLKGTLNTLIYCAVSFPIAVLLGLVLAAMSTSALIWLAWPARFFIEITRGTPIITQILLLYYGVGAILAQLDLATLVNAWTAGITSLALNYAAYEAEVFRAGLNSVDRGQTEAALSLGMTNNQGFIHVVLPQAFQLVIPPLVNDFIYMLKDSAIVSVIAGMDLTSIMTSWTIRNSSNPFPLYVLALLLYLALSLPIAWFGRVCEKRVRAAFQA, encoded by the coding sequence ATGGAGTTAGCAATTCGGGCCTTCCCAGACTTTCTCAAAGGGACGCTGAATACCCTTATTTATTGCGCGGTTTCCTTTCCCATTGCCGTCCTCCTCGGGTTAGTGCTGGCCGCAATGTCCACTTCAGCCTTGATTTGGTTGGCCTGGCCGGCCCGGTTCTTCATTGAAATTACCCGTGGCACGCCGATTATTACCCAAATTCTCCTCCTCTACTACGGGGTTGGGGCAATCTTGGCGCAACTGGATCTGGCCACCCTTGTTAATGCTTGGACTGCCGGAATTACCTCCCTGGCCTTAAACTACGCCGCCTATGAAGCAGAAGTCTTTCGGGCCGGGTTAAATTCTGTGGATCGGGGGCAAACAGAGGCCGCTCTCTCCCTCGGGATGACCAATAATCAAGGCTTTATTCATGTTGTCCTCCCCCAGGCCTTCCAATTGGTGATTCCGCCTTTGGTCAATGATTTTATCTATATGTTGAAAGACTCGGCTATTGTCAGTGTGATTGCGGGGATGGATTTAACTTCAATCATGACCAGTTGGACGATTCGCAACAGTAGCAACCCCTTTCCTCTTTATGTGTTAGCACTGCTTCTGTACCTGGCCTTAAGTTTACCCATTGCCTGGTTTGGGCGCGTTTGTGAGAAACGGGTCAGGGCCGCATTTCAAGCCTGA
- a CDS encoding DUF2949 domain-containing protein: MIKTISSPAPLLLNYLKQDLSLSPESIDLAMRQWRQSRGPLPIILWQYGLITLAQLDQLYDWLDQHPQAS, encoded by the coding sequence ATGATCAAAACCATTAGTTCCCCCGCCCCGCTCCTTTTAAATTATCTGAAGCAGGATCTGTCCCTTTCTCCGGAGTCTATTGACTTGGCGATGCGACAGTGGCGACAATCCCGTGGGCCCTTGCCGATTATTCTCTGGCAATACGGACTGATTACCCTGGCCCAACTGGATCAACTCTATGATTGGCTCGATCAGCATCCCCAGGCCAGCTAG
- a CDS encoding ABC transporter substrate-binding protein, whose product MSTLQRRQFITRVGQTAGLVILGATLKNGLVGCSGNVTESNEISSSPAPVPSSGLMIPGNLQWGGEATSGAPYVFYNPQSPAELIGFEVEIAQALAEQLGAKPTFLQTSYAQLGASLAANRFDMIMNGWEIDADREKTQIFSVPYYRYGQQIVVRADDERFAKFNTDSEMSLADLAGMTVGTGLGYKAQEILESYPNLTPRTYDGNLPFDDLIQKRIDAVFIDSPIVAYYVLGSGPGGTVETALKPIGKPFYLNNYVLAFNKNSPKAETLKAEIDQALGNLKTNGTLKGIYEKWKMWNSQQAEIGIS is encoded by the coding sequence GTGTCAACATTACAACGTCGCCAGTTTATCACTCGGGTCGGTCAAACTGCGGGGCTAGTTATTTTAGGGGCTACCTTGAAAAATGGCCTGGTGGGTTGTTCTGGAAATGTTACTGAGAGCAATGAAATCAGCAGTTCCCCGGCCCCTGTGCCCAGTTCGGGGTTAATGATTCCGGGTAACTTGCAATGGGGAGGGGAGGCCACCAGTGGCGCGCCCTATGTGTTCTATAATCCCCAAAGTCCAGCCGAGTTGATTGGTTTTGAGGTGGAAATTGCCCAGGCCCTGGCGGAACAACTCGGCGCAAAACCCACCTTTTTACAAACCTCCTATGCCCAACTGGGGGCCTCCCTCGCAGCAAATCGGTTTGACATGATTATGAATGGGTGGGAAATTGATGCCGATCGAGAAAAGACCCAGATTTTCTCTGTCCCCTACTATCGCTATGGTCAACAAATTGTTGTGCGGGCCGATGATGAGCGGTTTGCGAAATTTAACACTGACAGTGAGATGAGTTTGGCCGATTTAGCGGGCATGACTGTGGGCACCGGCCTGGGATATAAAGCCCAGGAAATTCTGGAATCCTATCCAAACCTCACTCCCCGCACCTATGATGGCAATCTGCCCTTTGATGATTTGATTCAAAAACGGATTGATGCTGTTTTTATTGATTCCCCAATCGTGGCCTACTATGTTTTAGGCAGTGGGCCGGGGGGGACTGTGGAAACTGCCCTGAAACCCATTGGGAAGCCCTTTTACCTCAATAACTATGTGCTTGCTTTTAACAAAAATAGTCCCAAAGCCGAAACCCTCAAAGCCGAAATTGACCAGGCCCTCGGTAACCTGAAAACCAATGGCACCCTGAAAGGCATTTACGAAAAATGGAAAATGTGGAATAGTCAGCAGGCTGAAATTGGCATTAGTTAA